One segment of Bacteroides caecimuris DNA contains the following:
- a CDS encoding SusC/RagA family TonB-linked outer membrane protein: protein MLACKKRFVCRTILVLLIAFPLKGLAQSLDVSYDKQPIERVIADLKKKTDYDFVYQKQVLENVPYVSGSYTGMTISQILDKLLYGTGLEYSIVKSTIIIRKSEPVSRNHKRIAGKVVGEEGETLPGVHVHLKHTNVGTTTNVDGEFSIMVSGTEPILQFSYVGMEKREIRVTDRTGDFLHVKLTGNTSVIDEVVVTGYQAMNRRELASAIATVKAEDVIAPEAMSIDQMLQGKIPGMTVMTQSGEPSSTPTIRIRGNSTINGNKAPVWVVDGVIMSDVVPFTASDLNSPDAAYLIGNSISGLSPQDIESISVLKDASATAIYGVKAANGVIVVTTKRGTVSAPVVTYDAAVNVNTRPRYSQFDLMNSQERVQLSQDIYEARLEYPRVPIQESYEGALQQLINKKISQSEFTSLVGKYETMNSDWFKALFRPVVTQNHNVSVTGGTEKVRYYTSLSYNNSPGIAKKSESERFTGLSKLYFKINRIFDVDLKMEISNQNNEGYSSINPFSYAFNTSRAIPIYGDNGELYFYAKGGVAPDYITYNVLNELDQTGRKNNTRRLGGVMNFNARLFKGLTYTGTVSYYWNDNRTTSWATDHSYEVGSIRQYDYGKYQKGDTEYERSSLPFGGKLQEDFMQGRSYTIRNTLNYVNTFAEQHSVNLFGGIEIRSEKYSGNNVLSYGWDPNYGQSVSPVFTSSYISLATNGLFSPVITERVTQIASYIGSASYCYDERYILNANIRSDGANKFGSNPKYRWLPTWSLAGKWIVSNERFMEAARFIDHLSLRASYGLQGNIHDDATPYLIVSMNKENPVSGLRPGTIERLPNPDLRWEKTHSYNIGLDLSFFKNRLNLTLDYYRKKTTDLITDMQVSPTTGRSYMFMNAGEAINKGIEGVISADLIRNKTFSWNVSYNFSHNTNEVRYAFDANLTGKEVYQQMLAGNVATIGQPLGTIYSFKFAGLSGENGYPLFYTTDGRKVHDGDYEAMELVPSGSIYPDLSGGFDTRLTYKNNLSLSIGFSYQLGAVKRLPSIYNKAEKAFDPSANLPKVLANRWKQPGDEQFTNIPALYDKKIADGFPDELRGFYDNNRNSDVMMPEMYDMSDLRIAKNDFLRLRNVTLSYRLPGSVLNKLNVKEMTIRLQGSNLKTWAPKAWDGLDPTTAYANMPLMPSYSVGVSITF, encoded by the coding sequence ATGTTAGCATGTAAAAAGCGTTTTGTTTGCCGGACTATATTGGTCTTGCTTATCGCTTTTCCCCTGAAAGGATTGGCACAGAGTCTGGATGTCAGTTACGACAAACAGCCTATTGAGAGAGTTATTGCCGACTTAAAGAAAAAGACGGATTACGACTTTGTTTATCAGAAGCAAGTATTGGAAAATGTGCCGTATGTTTCGGGTTCATATACCGGAATGACTATTAGTCAGATTCTCGACAAACTGTTGTATGGGACAGGACTTGAATATAGTATTGTGAAAAGCACGATTATTATCCGAAAGTCCGAACCTGTCTCCCGGAATCATAAGAGAATTGCCGGCAAGGTGGTGGGAGAAGAGGGAGAAACATTACCTGGCGTGCACGTGCATCTCAAGCACACGAATGTAGGCACCACAACCAATGTGGATGGTGAGTTTAGTATAATGGTTAGTGGGACGGAACCGATTCTTCAGTTCAGCTATGTAGGTATGGAAAAACGGGAGATACGTGTAACTGATCGGACAGGGGATTTCCTTCATGTGAAACTGACCGGCAATACGTCGGTTATAGATGAAGTGGTGGTGACCGGATATCAAGCCATGAACCGGCGTGAATTGGCAAGTGCCATTGCCACGGTTAAAGCGGAAGACGTTATTGCTCCCGAAGCTATGAGTATCGACCAGATGCTACAAGGAAAAATTCCCGGAATGACGGTGATGACACAGTCGGGTGAGCCGAGTAGTACACCGACCATCCGAATTCGCGGTAATTCGACCATCAATGGTAATAAGGCTCCAGTTTGGGTGGTAGACGGGGTGATTATGTCTGATGTAGTGCCATTTACGGCTTCTGATCTAAATAGCCCTGATGCTGCTTATCTGATAGGCAATAGTATCTCCGGATTGAGTCCGCAGGATATTGAAAGTATTAGTGTTTTGAAAGATGCGTCGGCTACTGCCATTTATGGGGTGAAGGCGGCAAATGGGGTGATTGTGGTCACTACCAAGCGGGGAACTGTATCTGCTCCGGTGGTGACGTATGATGCGGCTGTTAATGTAAACACCCGCCCTCGTTATAGTCAGTTTGATCTGATGAATTCTCAGGAGAGAGTGCAGCTTTCGCAGGATATTTATGAGGCGCGTCTGGAGTATCCGCGTGTTCCTATTCAGGAGAGTTATGAAGGCGCGTTGCAGCAGTTGATTAATAAAAAAATCAGCCAGAGTGAATTCACATCACTTGTCGGGAAATATGAAACAATGAACAGCGATTGGTTCAAGGCACTGTTTCGCCCTGTTGTAACACAGAATCACAATGTGTCCGTGACCGGTGGAACGGAAAAAGTACGTTATTATACTTCATTGAGCTATAACAATAGTCCTGGTATTGCGAAGAAATCAGAAAGCGAGCGTTTTACGGGGCTGAGCAAGTTGTATTTTAAAATCAACCGTATTTTTGATGTAGACCTCAAAATGGAAATCAGCAATCAGAATAATGAGGGATACTCTTCAATTAATCCGTTTTCTTATGCTTTTAATACGTCGCGTGCCATCCCTATTTACGGTGATAACGGTGAACTGTATTTTTATGCAAAAGGTGGAGTTGCTCCTGATTATATTACATACAATGTGTTAAATGAACTGGATCAGACTGGGCGGAAAAATAATACCCGTCGTCTGGGCGGAGTAATGAATTTCAATGCACGTCTGTTTAAGGGGCTTACTTATACTGGGACGGTTTCTTATTATTGGAATGATAACCGTACCACCTCCTGGGCTACTGACCACTCTTATGAGGTCGGTAGCATACGTCAGTATGATTATGGAAAATATCAGAAAGGGGATACGGAGTATGAACGTTCCAGCCTGCCGTTTGGTGGAAAATTACAGGAAGATTTCATGCAAGGTCGCTCTTATACAATCCGGAATACGCTGAATTATGTCAATACGTTTGCTGAGCAACATAGTGTCAACTTGTTTGGTGGTATTGAGATCCGTTCGGAGAAGTATAGTGGAAACAATGTACTGTCTTATGGCTGGGACCCCAACTACGGGCAGTCTGTTTCTCCTGTATTTACTTCTTCATATATATCTTTGGCAACGAACGGGCTGTTTAGCCCTGTGATTACGGAACGAGTAACGCAGATTGCTTCGTATATAGGTTCTGCCAGCTATTGCTATGACGAACGTTATATCTTGAATGCAAACATACGTTCGGACGGTGCTAATAAATTTGGAAGCAATCCTAAGTATCGTTGGTTACCGACATGGTCGCTTGCCGGGAAATGGATTGTGTCCAACGAACGTTTCATGGAAGCTGCCCGCTTTATTGATCATCTTTCTCTTCGTGCTTCCTATGGTTTGCAAGGAAATATCCATGATGATGCGACTCCATACCTGATTGTCTCTATGAATAAGGAAAACCCTGTATCCGGACTCCGTCCCGGTACTATCGAACGGCTTCCGAATCCTGATTTGCGCTGGGAGAAAACGCATTCCTATAATATAGGACTTGATCTTTCATTCTTCAAAAACAGGCTTAATCTGACGCTAGATTATTATCGGAAGAAAACTACCGATCTGATTACAGATATGCAGGTGTCTCCTACCACCGGGCGGAGTTATATGTTTATGAATGCGGGCGAAGCCATTAATAAAGGAATTGAAGGTGTCATTAGTGCCGATCTGATACGTAATAAGACTTTCAGTTGGAATGTTTCTTATAACTTCAGCCATAATACAAATGAAGTGCGTTATGCCTTCGATGCTAATCTGACAGGTAAAGAGGTATACCAACAAATGTTGGCAGGTAATGTCGCTACTATTGGACAGCCGCTTGGGACAATCTATTCGTTCAAGTTTGCCGGGCTTTCGGGTGAGAACGGTTATCCGTTGTTTTATACCACTGACGGGCGAAAGGTACATGACGGTGATTACGAAGCAATGGAATTGGTGCCTTCCGGCAGTATCTATCCTGACTTGTCCGGTGGATTTGACACTCGTCTCACTTATAAGAATAATCTTAGCCTTTCCATCGGTTTCAGTTACCAACTGGGAGCTGTCAAACGTCTGCCGTCTATTTATAACAAAGCGGAAAAAGCATTCGACCCTTCCGCCAATCTGCCCAAAGTCCTGGCAAACCGTTGGAAGCAACCTGGTGATGAACAGTTTACTAATATTCCTGCATTATATGATAAAAAAATTGCAGATGGATTCCCGGATGAACTGAGAGGTTTCTATGATAATAATCGAAATTCGGATGTGATGATGCCTGAAATGTATGATATGAGCGACTTGCGTATAGCAAAGAATGATTTTTTGCGTTTGCGCAATGTGACGCTTAGCTATCGCTTGCCCGGCAGTGTACTGAATAAACTAAATGTAAAAGAGATGACCATACGTTTGCAGGGAAGCAACCTGAAGACTTGGGCTCCCAAAGCGTGGGACGGACTCGACCCCACGACAGCGTATGCTAATATGCCTTTGATGCCAAGTTACAGTGTGGGGGTCAGCATTACATTTTAA
- a CDS encoding TlpA disulfide reductase family protein, with translation MKIFFTLLLICAPIWLSAQDYCIEGEAPGMDGMMIYLKEYKKAPIDSATVVDGKFRLQNKLLEVKPMIISVGRTLQHILLDENPIYITCTTVSRKAGDKVIPSVLLSVKGDADQHLLQRMNQVLQKEMLVMLALSLSGEEKDKATKETLNASFIQAKEESKQLYDSIVNHNKDSYVSALVIHEHLSKERSIEELEMLYLQLSDRVKNAAPGQKLQQALVSMRTTGIGQTASDFTLQTPDGKELTLSSLRGKAVLLDFWASWCGPCIREIPGVKRVYEKYHDKGFEILSVSLDNKKENWTQAIEKHQLPWLHVCSLKGWQCPVAKLYNVSGVPMMLLIDAEGKIVANQLRGEKMLDEAVGKICK, from the coding sequence ATGAAGATTTTTTTTACTTTATTGCTAATATGTGCTCCTATATGGTTGTCAGCACAGGATTATTGTATTGAAGGTGAGGCGCCGGGTATGGATGGTATGATGATATACCTCAAAGAATACAAAAAGGCACCGATTGATTCGGCAACTGTTGTCGACGGTAAGTTCAGACTTCAGAACAAACTCTTGGAAGTGAAACCGATGATAATCAGCGTGGGCAGGACGCTACAGCATATTTTGCTGGATGAAAATCCCATTTACATTACATGTACTACTGTTTCGCGGAAGGCGGGGGATAAGGTTATTCCTTCTGTCCTCCTTTCTGTGAAAGGAGATGCCGATCAGCATTTGCTGCAGCGAATGAATCAGGTATTGCAAAAGGAAATGCTTGTTATGCTGGCGTTGTCTCTTTCGGGTGAAGAAAAGGACAAGGCTACAAAGGAGACTTTGAATGCGTCTTTTATTCAGGCGAAAGAAGAAAGTAAACAGTTGTATGACAGCATTGTGAACCATAATAAAGATAGTTATGTGAGTGCATTGGTTATTCATGAACATCTATCTAAGGAACGTTCCATTGAAGAACTCGAAATGCTCTATCTACAACTTTCCGATCGTGTGAAGAATGCCGCTCCTGGACAAAAATTGCAACAAGCTTTGGTTTCGATGCGGACAACTGGTATAGGGCAGACTGCTTCTGATTTCACTTTGCAAACTCCTGACGGAAAGGAACTCACCCTTTCCTCTTTGCGCGGTAAGGCGGTATTGCTTGACTTCTGGGCTTCTTGGTGTGGTCCGTGCATTCGTGAAATTCCTGGTGTGAAAAGAGTCTATGAGAAGTATCACGACAAGGGATTTGAAATTCTTTCTGTTTCGTTGGATAATAAAAAGGAGAACTGGACGCAAGCTATTGAGAAGCATCAGTTGCCATGGCTTCATGTATGCTCTCTGAAGGGATGGCAATGTCCGGTAGCCAAGTTATATAATGTATCCGGTGTTCCCATGATGCTGCTTATTGATGCAGAAGGGAAGATTGTAGCGAATCAGTTGCGTGGAGAAAAGATGTTGGATGAGGCTGTCGGGAAAATTTGCAAATAA
- a CDS encoding ABC-F family ATP-binding cassette domain-containing protein gives MISVEGLSVEFNATPLFEDVSYVINKKDRIALVGKNGAGKSTMLKILAGLQSPTHGVVATPKDVTIGYLPQVMILSDNRTVMGEAELAFEHIFELQAKLERMNQELAERTDYDSEEYHQLIDRFTHENDRFLMMGGTNFQAEIERTLLGLGFSREDLERPTSEFSGGWRMRIELAKLLLRRPDVLLLDEPTNHLDIESIQWLENFLSTRANAVVLVSHDRAFLNNVTTRTIEITCGQIYDYKVKYDEFVVLRKERREQQLRAYENQQKQIQDTEDFIERFRYKATKAVQVQSRIKQLEKIDRIEVDEEDNSALRLKFPPASRSGNYPVICEDVRKAYGSHVVFHDVNLTINRGEKVAFVGKNGEGKSTLVKCIMDEIDFEGKLTIGHNVQIGYFAQNQAQMLDENLTVFDTIDRVATGDIRLKIRDILGAFMFGGEASDKKVKVLSGGERTRLAMIKLLLEPVNLLILDEPTNHLDMRSKDVLKEAIREFDGTVILVSHDRDFLDGLATKVYEFGGGLVKEHLGGIYEFLQKKKIDSLNELQKGAGLSASPTASAKGNQPETVQPSENKLSYEAQKELNKKIKKLERQVADCEASIEETESAIAIVEAKMATPEGASDMQLYEQHQKLKQQLDVIVEEWERVSMELEEVKN, from the coding sequence GTGATTTCAGTAGAAGGATTATCAGTAGAATTTAATGCGACGCCGCTTTTTGAGGACGTCAGCTATGTAATTAATAAGAAAGACCGCATTGCGCTGGTCGGCAAAAATGGTGCCGGTAAATCAACCATGCTGAAGATATTGGCAGGTTTGCAGTCACCGACACACGGAGTGGTAGCTACTCCGAAAGATGTAACTATAGGATATTTGCCACAGGTCATGATTCTTTCCGACAACCGGACGGTGATGGGAGAGGCAGAACTGGCATTCGAACATATATTTGAGCTTCAGGCGAAGTTGGAACGGATGAATCAGGAATTGGCGGAACGGACAGACTATGATTCGGAAGAATATCACCAGTTGATAGACCGTTTCACGCATGAAAACGACCGCTTCCTGATGATGGGCGGTACGAACTTTCAGGCGGAAATCGAACGGACACTTCTCGGATTGGGATTCAGCCGGGAAGATTTGGAACGCCCTACTTCGGAATTCTCCGGTGGATGGCGTATGCGTATCGAATTGGCAAAATTGCTTTTACGACGCCCAGACGTGCTTCTGCTCGATGAGCCGACCAATCACCTCGATATAGAAAGTATCCAATGGCTGGAAAACTTTTTGTCTACACGTGCCAATGCTGTCGTATTAGTCAGCCACGATCGTGCGTTCCTGAATAACGTAACTACCCGTACCATCGAAATCACCTGCGGTCAGATTTACGACTACAAAGTGAAGTACGATGAGTTTGTAGTCCTGCGCAAAGAACGCCGTGAACAGCAACTCCGTGCTTACGAAAATCAGCAGAAACAAATACAGGATACGGAAGACTTTATCGAACGCTTCCGTTATAAGGCTACTAAAGCCGTGCAAGTACAAAGCCGTATCAAGCAACTGGAAAAGATAGACCGCATCGAAGTGGACGAAGAAGATAATTCCGCCTTGCGTTTAAAATTCCCTCCAGCCAGCCGTAGCGGAAACTATCCTGTAATTTGCGAAGATGTGCGCAAAGCGTATGGTAGCCATGTCGTTTTCCATGATGTCAACCTGACTATCAACAGGGGAGAGAAAGTGGCTTTCGTTGGGAAGAACGGAGAGGGTAAGTCTACCTTGGTGAAATGTATCATGGACGAGATTGATTTCGAAGGCAAACTAACGATCGGACATAATGTACAAATCGGTTATTTTGCGCAGAACCAAGCACAAATGTTGGATGAGAACCTGACTGTATTTGATACCATCGACCGTGTAGCCACAGGAGATATCCGTCTGAAGATACGTGATATACTGGGAGCTTTCATGTTTGGAGGCGAGGCTTCGGATAAAAAGGTGAAAGTCCTTTCCGGAGGAGAACGTACGCGATTGGCAATGATTAAACTTCTGCTGGAACCCGTAAACCTACTGATTTTGGACGAACCGACCAATCATTTGGATATGCGTTCGAAAGATGTTTTGAAGGAAGCTATCCGCGAATTTGACGGAACTGTGATTCTTGTCAGCCACGACCGTGATTTTCTGGATGGACTTGCGACTAAAGTATATGAGTTTGGTGGTGGACTTGTAAAAGAACACCTCGGAGGCATCTATGAATTCTTGCAAAAGAAAAAGATAGATAGCTTGAACGAGCTTCAGAAAGGAGCAGGATTGTCGGCTTCTCCTACGGCTTCAGCTAAAGGTAATCAACCCGAAACCGTTCAGCCTTCGGAGAATAAGCTCTCTTACGAAGCCCAGAAAGAACTAAATAAGAAGATCAAGAAACTCGAACGCCAGGTGGCGGACTGTGAGGCTTCGATAGAGGAAACCGAATCCGCGATTGCTATCGTAGAAGCGAAGATGGCAACCCCCGAAGGAGCTTCGGACATGCAACTCTATGAACAGCATCAGAAACTGAAGCAGCAGTTGGATGTCATTGTTGAAGAGTGGGAGCGGGTTTCTATGGAACTGGAAGAAGTGAAAAACTAA
- a CDS encoding NDP-sugar synthase produces MKPTLFLLAAGMGSRYGGLKQLDGLGPNGETIMDYSIYDAINAGFGKLVFVIRKDFEQDFRDKIISKYEGHIPCELVFQSINDLPEGFTCPADRTKPWGTNHAVMMGADVIKEPFAVINCDDFYGRDSFQVMGKFLSALPENSKNVYSMVGFRVGNTLSESGTVSRGICSTDTKGLLTSVVERTKIQRMDGEVKYIDDNGEWTATPDTTPVSMNFWGFTPDYFAYSQEFFKAFLSDPKNMENLKSEFFIPLMVDKLINDGTATVEVLDTTSKWFGVTYPEDRQSVVDKIQALVDAGEYPAKLF; encoded by the coding sequence ATGAAACCAACTTTATTTTTATTGGCAGCCGGTATGGGTAGCCGTTATGGAGGCTTGAAGCAATTAGACGGACTGGGTCCTAATGGCGAAACTATTATGGATTACTCAATCTATGATGCTATCAATGCCGGATTTGGCAAACTTGTATTTGTAATCCGCAAAGATTTTGAACAAGATTTCCGTGATAAAATTATTTCCAAATACGAAGGTCACATTCCTTGCGAACTGGTATTTCAATCAATCAACGATCTTCCAGAAGGCTTTACTTGCCCGGCAGACCGTACCAAACCTTGGGGTACTAACCATGCAGTGATGATGGGCGCTGATGTGATTAAGGAACCGTTTGCAGTGATCAACTGCGATGACTTTTATGGTCGCGATTCTTTCCAGGTAATGGGTAAATTCCTTTCTGCTCTTCCTGAAAATTCAAAGAACGTTTATTCGATGGTAGGTTTCCGTGTAGGAAATACATTGAGTGAAAGCGGTACGGTATCTCGCGGTATCTGTAGTACAGACACTAAAGGATTGTTGACATCTGTAGTAGAACGTACAAAAATCCAACGTATGGACGGTGAAGTGAAGTACATTGATGACAATGGCGAATGGACAGCTACTCCTGACACTACTCCGGTTAGTATGAATTTCTGGGGATTCACTCCTGATTACTTCGCTTACAGCCAGGAATTCTTTAAGGCTTTCCTTAGCGATCCGAAGAATATGGAAAATCTGAAGAGCGAGTTCTTTATCCCATTGATGGTAGATAAATTGATTAATGACGGAACTGCAACGGTTGAGGTGCTCGATACTACCAGCAAGTGGTTCGGTGTTACTTATCCGGAAGACCGTCAGAGCGTAGTAGACAAGATTCAGGCATTGGTTGATGCCGGTGAATATCCTGCTAAGTTGTTCTAA
- a CDS encoding RagB/SusD family nutrient uptake outer membrane protein, which yields MKIKLYPVIGSLALAVVTIACSDYLNESSGDLLIPEKVEEFQSVLYGEGYPDSYTDDVEWMDLMTDDVEISPCAAAESMQVEGDATSLIATGRGAFCWAYDIEYYLVNYGSPYENRYKNIMACNTVIEVGEDMLGDKASVHSCLAQAYTLRAFNYFCLVNWYGLPYNELTADTDMGVAVRLESKVSRDQPRRSTVAQVYKQINEDLDTALKLFETAQPTKSIFVVSKKAALLLKTRVALYTRQWDEVIRYGELLKEEGIKLYDISALTADDMSNRISKFVFLTSKNPEVLFTFGNAAMGYHSFMDLIKGAIFVPSQTEENDLIRIYEEGDNRMYAFFMQDYIDYDADWDMYWAYDDYRKIPFKHYDINANRQCYTQAFRSAEIWLNMAEAYVHRNTGNDKEAAVTLLNELRKCRFTAGQYQELSASDFTDAEALLQFVRDERRREFCFEETHRWNDLRRYGMPRIEHKLYVTSTSAPETFVLEQGDKNYTLALPKSETSYSTEIEVYDRRVINAQ from the coding sequence ATGAAAATAAAATTATATCCTGTAATAGGGAGCTTGGCTTTGGCAGTTGTGACAATCGCTTGTTCCGATTATTTGAACGAGAGTTCCGGTGATTTGCTGATTCCGGAAAAGGTGGAAGAATTTCAGTCCGTTCTCTACGGTGAAGGATATCCTGACTCATATACGGATGATGTGGAATGGATGGATCTGATGACGGATGATGTAGAAATATCTCCGTGTGCAGCTGCTGAAAGTATGCAGGTTGAGGGGGACGCTACTTCTTTGATTGCTACTGGACGGGGAGCATTCTGCTGGGCGTATGATATCGAATATTACTTGGTAAATTATGGCAGTCCTTATGAAAACCGTTATAAAAATATAATGGCGTGCAATACAGTTATAGAGGTCGGCGAAGATATGCTAGGTGACAAGGCAAGCGTGCATTCATGTCTGGCTCAAGCGTATACGTTGCGTGCTTTTAATTACTTTTGTCTGGTTAATTGGTACGGGCTTCCTTACAATGAATTGACGGCTGATACAGATATGGGAGTGGCTGTCAGACTGGAAAGTAAAGTGAGTCGTGACCAGCCGCGACGTTCGACGGTAGCACAAGTATATAAGCAGATAAATGAAGACTTGGATACAGCTTTAAAGCTGTTTGAAACGGCTCAACCAACCAAAAGCATATTTGTTGTATCCAAGAAAGCAGCTTTGTTGCTAAAAACTCGTGTGGCGTTATACACCCGGCAGTGGGATGAGGTCATTCGCTATGGCGAACTTCTGAAGGAGGAAGGTATCAAGCTGTATGATATAAGTGCGTTAACAGCCGACGATATGAGCAATCGGATTTCCAAATTCGTATTCCTGACCAGTAAGAATCCGGAGGTGTTGTTCACATTCGGAAATGCGGCAATGGGGTATCATTCTTTCATGGATTTAATTAAAGGAGCTATATTCGTACCTTCTCAAACAGAGGAAAACGACTTGATTCGCATTTATGAAGAGGGAGATAATCGTATGTATGCTTTTTTTATGCAGGATTACATTGATTATGATGCGGATTGGGATATGTATTGGGCGTATGATGATTATCGGAAGATTCCATTCAAACATTATGATATCAATGCCAACAGACAGTGCTATACTCAGGCATTCCGCAGTGCCGAAATTTGGCTGAACATGGCTGAGGCGTATGTACATCGAAATACAGGCAATGATAAGGAGGCTGCTGTTACTTTATTGAATGAGCTGAGAAAATGCCGTTTCACTGCCGGACAATATCAAGAACTGAGTGCTTCCGATTTTACCGATGCAGAAGCTCTTCTTCAATTTGTTCGAGACGAACGCCGGCGTGAATTTTGCTTCGAAGAAACTCACCGTTGGAATGATTTACGGCGCTATGGTATGCCGCGCATTGAACATAAACTTTATGTGACAAGTACCTCTGCACCGGAAACTTTCGTGCTTGAACAGGGAGACAAGAACTATACACTTGCCTTGCCTAAGAGTGAAACATCTTATAGTACCGAAATTGAGGTTTACGACCGCAGAGTAATTAATGCACAATAA
- a CDS encoding thioredoxin family protein, whose protein sequence is MKKLIFLCMLLMGHLTLSTAQENAGGGILFHENEPWKEIIALAQKENKLIFMDCYTSWCGPCKALSKNVFTQKKVGDFFNPQFINVKYDMEKGDGKVLQERYKSYIVGYPTLLLIDKNGKVLQQMAGYQDADKLIQGIRKAAKGRDLFTLAAEYQAGNRELTFMKEYIESLNAAFLRDSVNNITRRQLTVIDPKELDKDEVWDVYGTYVKDVRSAAFEYLVNNAYRYYRKLNRDYYKINTQLQFCCEKELRSLFKLNFDEQGKPQALSVDTTTARKVIAYMQKADLNHRDSYLAKLYIHQLLLKGEYQEAWESIMLCHRIGVRSFTSAAVHDYIRFLIHYPVGKVALKNYLNVLEQFRATGEKGAFSYHMYRTMAEIYQQLGNAKKAKELQQAYQAIDGQRMKEIKNSI, encoded by the coding sequence ATGAAGAAACTTATTTTTTTGTGTATGCTGTTGATGGGACATCTCACATTATCGACAGCACAGGAAAATGCGGGTGGTGGAATCCTTTTTCATGAAAACGAACCGTGGAAAGAGATAATAGCCCTTGCACAGAAAGAGAATAAATTGATATTCATGGATTGTTATACCAGTTGGTGTGGACCTTGCAAAGCATTGTCGAAGAACGTATTCACTCAGAAGAAAGTGGGGGATTTCTTCAATCCGCAGTTTATCAATGTGAAATATGATATGGAGAAAGGAGACGGGAAAGTGCTTCAAGAGAGATACAAATCGTATATTGTCGGCTATCCTACTTTGTTATTGATTGATAAGAACGGTAAGGTATTGCAGCAAATGGCTGGATATCAGGATGCGGATAAATTGATACAAGGGATACGGAAAGCTGCTAAAGGACGCGATTTGTTTACTCTTGCTGCCGAGTATCAGGCGGGAAACCGGGAACTGACTTTTATGAAAGAATATATCGAAAGTCTGAATGCTGCTTTCTTGCGAGACAGTGTGAATAATATAACCCGTCGGCAACTGACTGTAATAGACCCGAAAGAACTGGATAAAGATGAAGTGTGGGACGTATATGGCACTTACGTGAAGGATGTCCGTTCCGCTGCTTTCGAATATCTGGTGAATAATGCATACCGTTACTATCGGAAGCTGAACCGGGATTATTATAAAATCAATACTCAGCTTCAGTTCTGTTGTGAGAAGGAGCTCCGCTCGCTCTTCAAACTGAATTTCGATGAACAGGGGAAGCCACAAGCTCTGTCGGTCGACACTACTACTGCCCGGAAAGTGATAGCTTATATGCAGAAAGCGGATTTAAACCATCGCGATAGTTATTTGGCTAAACTGTATATTCATCAATTGCTTTTGAAAGGAGAGTATCAAGAGGCATGGGAAAGCATTATGTTGTGTCATCGAATAGGAGTCAGGAGTTTTACGTCAGCAGCGGTACATGATTACATCCGTTTCCTGATTCACTATCCTGTTGGTAAGGTTGCCTTGAAGAATTATTTGAACGTGCTGGAACAGTTCCGCGCTACTGGTGAAAAAGGGGCTTTCAGCTATCATATGTATCGGACGATGGCCGAAATATACCAACAACTCGGTAATGCTAAAAAAGCCAAAGAATTGCAGCAGGCTTATCAGGCTATAGACGGACAACGAATGAAAGAGATCAAAAATTCTATTTAA